A portion of the Deinococcus peraridilitoris DSM 19664 genome contains these proteins:
- a CDS encoding DUF2071 domain-containing protein encodes MEWRDLLFMHWPVRSASLARCLPGGVDLDTFEGQAWLGVLPFAVTGFRPRGIPLGLSYGQVNVRTYVRVNGVPGIWTFSLDAASGFSVLGARWLYCLPYFAADIHLHAREGWLQFGSVRRSDVRRACALMYRPVGRVFHAHPGTLEYWLTERRVLFTVGWNGGLWREDVQHEPWPLQRAEIRELSCTLHEPLGLLTLGVPLAHYARVVRVRGWPPKVAAGSAP; translated from the coding sequence ATGGAGTGGCGGGACCTGCTGTTCATGCACTGGCCGGTCCGGTCAGCGTCCCTGGCCCGCTGTCTGCCAGGCGGAGTGGACCTCGACACCTTTGAGGGGCAGGCGTGGCTGGGAGTCCTTCCCTTCGCCGTGACCGGCTTTCGTCCACGCGGGATTCCCTTGGGCTTGTCCTACGGTCAGGTGAATGTACGCACCTATGTCCGGGTGAATGGCGTACCCGGGATCTGGACGTTCAGCTTGGATGCGGCGAGCGGTTTCTCGGTGCTCGGGGCACGCTGGCTGTACTGCTTGCCTTATTTCGCGGCGGATATTCATCTGCACGCTCGGGAGGGATGGCTCCAGTTTGGAAGCGTCCGCCGGAGCGATGTCAGGCGTGCCTGCGCCCTGATGTACCGGCCTGTCGGTCGGGTCTTTCACGCGCACCCCGGTACGCTGGAGTACTGGCTGACCGAACGCCGTGTCCTGTTTACCGTCGGCTGGAATGGAGGGTTATGGCGGGAGGACGTTCAACACGAGCCGTGGCCATTACAGCGCGCAGAGATACGTGAGCTTTCCTGCACACTGCACGAACCGTTGGGTCTGCTCACCCTGGGTGTTCCGCTGGCGCATTACGCCCGGGTCGTCAGGGTGCGTGGCTGGCCTCCGAAAGTTGCAGCAGGAAGTGCGCCGTGA
- a CDS encoding DUF421 domain-containing protein: MTDALEAIRALLGLDVEPRDLTILQVSLRALLIFLATIVTVRVGQKRFFGRNTAMDIILAIMLGSVASRAINGSAPFLPTVVAGFVLVGMHWVLSFLSFHSSAFGKLVKGNATLLIQNGELQADAMRKLLVTRDDLDEDLRSAGSTDDPASVKEARMERSGALSVIPKRSSPEILEVRVENGVQVIRIELS, translated from the coding sequence ATGACCGACGCACTCGAAGCGATCCGTGCCCTGCTGGGCCTCGACGTGGAACCCAGAGACCTCACGATTCTCCAGGTTTCCCTGCGGGCCCTGCTGATCTTCCTCGCCACAATTGTCACCGTCCGTGTCGGACAGAAACGCTTCTTCGGCCGCAACACCGCGATGGACATCATTCTCGCCATCATGCTCGGTTCTGTCGCGAGCCGTGCCATCAACGGCAGCGCTCCATTCCTTCCGACGGTCGTGGCGGGCTTCGTGCTTGTCGGAATGCATTGGGTCCTGTCGTTCCTCTCGTTTCACTCAAGTGCCTTCGGAAAGCTCGTCAAGGGGAACGCGACGCTGCTCATCCAGAACGGGGAACTCCAGGCGGACGCGATGCGGAAATTACTTGTCACGCGCGACGACCTGGACGAGGACCTCCGATCAGCTGGCAGCACCGACGACCCAGCGTCCGTGAAGGAAGCAAGGATGGAACGCAGCGGCGCACTCAGCGTCATCCCAAAGCGTTCCTCTCCCGAAATCCTGGAGGTACGCGTCGAGAACGGCGTGCAAGTCATCCGAATCGAACTGTCATAA